Part of the Cyprinus carpio isolate SPL01 chromosome A1, ASM1834038v1, whole genome shotgun sequence genome is shown below.
tgtttaaaagtttggactGATAACCATAATGCTATAAGTAAGTCACCCCTGGTAGCTCAAGAGGGATTGTccctataataaaaaatactgtagaagTACCTGAGCCTGTTGTTGCTGTGCATTTCTCCTGAGGTGTGCCAGCTGAGACAGGAGCAGTTGCTGGTCAGCATATCCATCCTCTGCTGTCTCTGGATGTCCAAAGTAGCGCCCATCCCCAGCGGGGCCTCTGCGGTGGGCTCAGAATCGGAGAAGACCGGCTCTAGGAGCACCGAACCACATCCTGGCACACGTAAGAACTTCTGGACTGCCAGCTTATTACTATAATACAGCACGCCTGCGATCTGGAACAGAGTGATTTTAACAGGACAGGTTACCATAGAAACATGACAacaacactgtgtctacactggatgcaagTTTTTAGCAATAACATATCTACAATGAGCCAGCTGAAAGAAACCATCAAATCAAAAGTTTTGTTGCTTTTAGCCAGTGTCTACAAGCTTTGAAGCCATCTACTGTACATGTAACTGTACTTCTAAAAGTTGACATAAATATTTTCCTTATCCATGAAAATGGACTAAACACACTGGCGGTTCATTTTGCTAACAGAGCCAATGCTCTTTAAAATGAGAATTGCCTTCCAATACCACAACTAGCATTAGCAAATCATGTATGTTTTTGTGACAGGAtcgaaaccaaaaaaaaaaaagttttctgacCCTGTTTCAATAAGAAATACTTTGGAAAATTGTGTCAAAGATTGTTCACTTGTATTGctatgaatgggagaaactgtAGGAGGGAGTTTTCCCCATAGCATCAcccagtacgagtgaagtatcgatAGGGAACTGATATGTTCATTCAGCGTCAGAAGTCCTGCCGGGCCTCAGAGAACCACTTAcacagttttccattaaattacattagatTTGTCCCAAATTGTTGTTAATGTGCATAATGACTTCACCCTGGGCTGTAAAATTGTGTATTGTCcttttttcagtgaaacatttatttttctgctccaataaaaaattcattattcataaaaaaaacaacaataaaaaacacaacactttCTTCTTAAAACACTGAGCTTCAAACTCATCTATGCCACTTTTTTGAtcattcttgaagtgaacttttgCCACTTTTCCGCTTACTGTCATAGATGCGTacacgagagagtggcgttccagcagatGGCATAGATGTTGCCTAAGCTATTGTGAGTGTATGTTAATCTCGTGagaatttttgagtgaactatccctttaaccaagTGAATGTTAGCTAACTAGTCTCGGCTATCTCGGCTAATTCACCATACACATCTAATCATACTTACTAAAGACCATTACAGATGAAAACAAGTAAACACAGAAATGCAATTTTAACTGAGCCATCTTATACTTACTAGTCCACTACACACAACCACCCACATGTAGGCATTTGAAGTCAGGAGCTGATGACAAGGTAACAGAACAACAGACAATAGAAGAAATTCAGAATAATGTGAAGAAAGCCCTTTCACATCCACAAAATATCTCTGAAGCATTACAAACCAGCAGCACTAATTTACAATCATCCATaaacaagtgtttaaaaaaaaaaatcttatttaatgcaagaatggaacaaaaaaaatgtgaacattaacttaataaaacttaatgaattatttaatattaagagATTTACACTGGTTAGTTTAAGTGGTTATGTTAAAGCCGTGTTTGTAAATGCATGACTGAAAAAAGTATAGTTAAGTTATCTACCCTTGTGTTTTTTTCTAGTGAGTGGGTGTGCAACTTCATCTGTTATCGCTGATATCGCAGAACAGCCAGAGCAAAGTCTACAATGAATAGGTTCTCAGGTACTACAGAGTTTCTCATGTCTTGTCTCTGTTATACTACAAACATTTTATCTGTGGTTTCTAAAAAAACCCTGCGCCTTATTAGCCGTTTGATCTTCAAGTTTTGTCTTCACTTCTTTGTCAAAAGAGCGTAAATGTCACTTGCCAGATGTCACACAGCAATGGCTTTTAATTTTGTGTGAAGTTTCGGTGATAAACTAGCAGAATGGGAAATCTTTTTGAAAGCTACAGAAAACTAATTTGAAGATGATTTGTGAAGGTAGTCTGAGCTCACCTGTGCGCCCACAATGTACGTcagagacttgtttgtgactgaAATGTGGCCAAGCAGCTGAGTGACCTGAACACGTGGGATGGCCTAGTCTGAGAAAGTGAGAGAACATGAAAAGAGTCAGAAACCGAAGGAAAAGTCAAGTGAATCCTCAACCTCAGATGACAATAAAGTACAGAAATGTGCAAATGTGAAAATCATCAATGACAAgtctagtttaaaacacatgtgcCAAGCTCTTAGAAATATACACCTTGTATCCATTTTGGATTCGTATGTTTAAATTAAGTGACTCTGAAATGAATATGTCATGTTGTATAATCATTAAAGAGACAGTGGAAATAAAAGAGGTCATAAGTAGTACTGTAGGATTTTCATTGCATTGCAAAATTGATCTGTTTCAGAATGTACCGATTGACAAAGGTGTTAAGACAGCAAGCTCTCTGGTAAGCAGTTTTTATGCAAGATGAAGGAAAGCAGATAAGCCAACAACATGAACTTCAAATTCTGAGTACAACATATTACAATGACACAACAATCATTACAAAATTCAGAATATGGTCTATCAACCATTTAAGAAGTGCTGAAATGACAAATGGGGTAACAGTTTATGCAAACTAGTATTTCAATTCTTTTGTttccttgatttaaaaaaataaaaagattagaCTTGTGTAATAATTACCTTACTtcgttttaatgtaattttttgtgaTGTAGGAATCTAAACATGTTTCTAAACGTGGATTCAGCACAGATCAAAGGTAACTGTTACATCAGACATCAATATGACTAGATGTCTCAGTGAAAGCCACAAGATCATTTCAATTCCCCATAgagttaaagagatagttcacccagaaaatatcctcaccttcatgttgtttcaaacctgcatgaatttctttctactgctgaacataaaataagatattttgaagaatgttggtaaacaaacagttgctggtagccattgactttcttCCATATTTCTTCTATACTGtggaagttaatggctaccagtaactgtttggttaccaacagtcttcaaaatatatttgtttgtgctcaacagaagaaattaatttatacaggtttggaaactcCCTGttgtaaatgctgacagaatatacatttttaggCAAAGTCTCTCTTTAAGCAGACTCACCACGCagctagaaagagagagagataaaaggaaagagaggaagagactAACAGAGACAGTGAGAAAGAGGCAGGAAGAGGTGCTGAACTTTCacttttgctgcatttttttccGCTGAAGTGAGATATAGAGATTTAGAGAAGCATCAATGCCTGAATGAAAATCTGCTCTGCTATCTGGTAagtgcattcatttaatttaatttttgataaaaagagaagaagaaattaaaatatacacgTTTTGGAAATGTAATGTATGAAGTTAAtcccaaacattaaaaaaaagaaaaactgtaaaggTTTATTCAAATTTTATGGTGACCATGTGTGAAGTTTTCTTCACTACTCAATGGCcttcaacaaaatataaaaatttctgTAAAGTCCTAAAGGCTTATGAACAGCTATacatagtatgtatgtatgtatgtatatatatatatataatatatatatatatatgtatgtgtgtatgtatgtatgtatgtatgtatatatatatatatatatatatatatatatatatatgtatgtatgtatgtatatatatatatatatatatatatatatatatatatatatacatacagtaaccctttacattagttaatgcattaactaaaattaaataacaatgaactatacatttcagaatttattcatctttgtaaACATTagctattaataaaaatacaactgttcattgttagttcatgttagctcaggtccattaaataatgttaacggatacaactttttatttgaataatgtattagtaaatactgaaattaacatttacaaaaattaattagTGATTTACTGTTCTTAACTGTTAGCTCATAAGAGCTAATGtacttaactaatgttaacaagtgttactgattatatttaatttcgAATATGTATGCATTTGTCCTTTTTCTGACATGaaattgaataaatacataaataaataatcacaaaatatgtttaaaatgctaatttaaggTGGTCATAACATATAAAgcagttttcattcaaaatacattttaaatgcctcTTAACCAAAGCAGAAACATATtcacaacagaaacaaagagagaaacaatgaaaaaaaaaggaaatagctTAAAACCAGCAGAAGTCAGTCTACACATActacaaacaacaacaagaacagaATTACTATTCATAGTAAaatgtacactatcattcaaagaCACAAGGTCGGTAAAaaaatttctatgaattaatactCTTATTAAGGACAAATGAAATTGAAGTACAGACACTGTCATTTTATAATAGTACTTATCAAGTTATGCgacaaaaagatttatatttcaaataaataaatttagatccTAAAAaaggtttgcacaaaaatatttaacagatattaataaatattaactgaagatattaaatattaactgacactgaagacaggagtactGACACCTTTgctattaattgcattttaaaatatattaaattaaaaacagttattgtaaattgttataaTACTTCTCAGTACtgccgtttttactgtatttttgatcaaataaatgcataacctaaactcaaactttttaacagtggTTTCTATTATACCATTTGACTCTCTTTGCAGTGACTTCTCCTGTGTATAACTATGATGAGCTCAGAAAACAACTGCACCAACTTATATGACCATCGTGCAGTGGCCCGAGTTCTCATACCTCTGGCCTATTCCATCATATGTCCAGTGGGACTTTTAGCCAATGCCCTGGCTCTTCATGTGATCTTCTCCAATATCACCAAAATCAATTCCATCACGCTTTATTCCGCCAACCTGGCTGTGTCTGATATCCTGTTCTGCCTGTCGCTTCCCCTCCGAGCTGTTTACTACGGCCTTGGCTTCCACTGGCCCCTGGGGGAAGGACTATGTAAAGCCATAACACTGCTCTTCTATTTGAACTGCTACGCTGGAGTAAACTTCATGACCTGTCTAGCAGTCGATCGTTTTGTGGCGCTGGTGTTTCCTCAGAATCTGGTGAAATTGAGAAAGGTGAAAAATGTGCGATTAGTGTGTCTGGCCATATGGCTGCTGGTGTTTGCCCAGACGTTGCCTCTCCTGACCATTAACTTGACCAAAACGGAGCATGACAACAGCATCACCTGTATGGAATACCCCAATTTCGAGGGTCTTTTCAAAGGGCTGCCCTACATGCTGATCGTGGGGGTAGTTTTAGGCTTTGGAGTCCCAGTGGTGACAATCATCGCCTGCTATTCCATACTGACCCGTAAACTACGTCTCGCAGCAAAGTCCAACCGACTGACAGAACGTTCTGGAAGGACCAAAAAAGCAAGAGGAGTGATCGCAGGagtggtttttgtgtttgtggtgtgttttagCCCATACCATATAGACCTTTTGCAATACATGATCCGAAAACTTTTCTATGCTCCAGACTGCAAGGAGCTACAGTCCTTTCAGATATCCCTGCATATCACGGTGTGTCTTATGAACTTAAATTCATGCCTGGATCcctttgtttacttttttgcATGCAAAGGCTACAAGCAGAAGCTGATGAGAATGATGAAGTGGCAGGTTGGCACCCACTTCTCCAGTGCTGGGAGAATCTCGCCTGAAAGTTCAGGCATAGGTGAAGAGCACGGCACACGCCGCAACACCAGAATAACAATGAACACTATTAGAGAAGCTCTGTAAAACAATCATCAGTAAACGCCAACATAAGGTGATGAAAAATGTATGTGGGGCCACAACTGAGACTTAAAAGCCAAATACAATGCTAATTAATACCACAAGTGGCCTAAAATGTCAAAGACAACTTGTCTCTCCTGATTTTAAACAGCACACACTTCATTAAACAGATGGACGCTTGCCAAGCACTGGCATCaaagtgaagaaagaaaaaatacttgATGCAAAAAGACTATAATTCATTAAGTAACTGTTTatcatttctcattaaaaaatgtaactgttaACAGGATAggctagttcaccaaaaatatatattctgccaATATTTACTAACTCATTCTAAAactgtagagtttttttttttcatgaaacatataataatatattttgagaagTGTCTCACCAGACTgtgtttttaggtgttttttgaAACAAAGGTCACCAAAGTGGTTTGGTTttccaatattcttcaaaatatcttattttgtgtttcacaaaagatgGAAAGTCATAAaggattggaatgacatgaggttgagtatggtttcatttttaggtgaactatccctttgataaAGAACAGTTAATGGTtcacacataaataaatcaatcattcTTAAGGTTTGAAAATTGCGAATAAAGCAGTTGAACTATCAATCAGCTGATTTGATTGTGAAAAAAGTGAGTGTGGATGAACCAACCAAGATATCAAGAGTCACGTCAAGAGATGATTACACTTTGTTCACATTGTGGATTTTATcaaagtttaaaaattttttttttttttttttttttttttttgagtgactgGTGCATGGGGTCTTAGATAGAGGCCAAGATTATCAAGAAGGCaaatcgatttttcttttatcaaaAAAGGAAACCATCAATGGCAGTCTCTTATTAAGAAGACTCTGAAAGCTAGTAGTTCAAAGGAAATAACTTTAAATTAGAGAGTACTTTACTTTCATAAGACCTTGCCATTTCAACACATATTGCTTTCATATATTGGTGAAATGTTGTTATAATGTTAGTAAAGAATACTTTCACAACAATACAATGAGACAAGGACGTTAATATAAAAGACAATGTCAAAAGGGGAAGTTGTGTGCTCCACAGGAAACACAAGAGGTGCACTTTCACATACAGGAATTGCTGTTGCAGGAATTAACAGTAATACATTCCGTGCTTGCAGCATACAGTAAATGCATGTTTCTAAACTGTTGAAAACATCTAACGGTTTGTAAAGAACTGCCATGAAAATGGTATAGAAACTCACAGTCCAGCTGGAAGAACATCCACTTTAAGTTCAAACATGAAGCAAAGAGCTTCTGTCAGCAGCAAGTCCACAAAAGCAGAGAGAATCCATTCTCCAAAGAGGAAGGACTAAACATCATAATCAAAAATAtgacaatgtttatatatatataaatatatatatatatatatatatatatatatagagagagagggagagagagagagggagagagagagagagagagagagagagagagagagagttgtattatatatatatatatatatatatatatatatatatatatatatatatatatatatattacatcatggcatttttaacaaaaacaaatcatcagCATGTGAATGTAGAGTAGGCAGGCATATGAAAGGAAATGTTTGGTAACATGGAATGGCTTTCGATTTCAttgaaaaaatcatttttgtttatagCATTTCAACAGGATACACATCATAAATACTAGGCTGAAGAGCTACACCTCACGCCCTTAAACAGCTTTAAAATTGAGTCAACTGATTGCCAGATAAGATAAAGGCGTTCCAAATTTCCATGTGACCTTCATGCACCTTATCTTAAACTGGTTGGTGTGTGCAGCACTATATTGGTGTTTTGGAATATCAAATTTATTCTgaaattatatcttttttttatttatttattattatttaatgatttattaccactgctctgcatattttgcacatctctcttatttaacacacctgattaagATAAcaagctcgttagaagtgagctccatgcatgaactgtgttctgattgacatggtccctacacagtgttcactgctccctactccctgagcacaGGGAATCAGTTGAAGTTTACTTCagttcggaacattcattcacgggcTTGCACAACTCCACTGCCTGCAGCGTCTCCACACACAGaggaaacttactagagaagtgtaaagtgtgacataatatacttctataaataaatacaatttaaattcacatcatgGGCACTtgaatgccctttgaatggaacatatatgctccctttgaactggaatcatggtggaatatcctgtgatgtcaaCTTCACAGAGCATTTACtgtcgaatagaacaaacgtctgaagtgataagagatacACACAAAATGTACAGAGTGGTGGTACACGAGAAATggatttgagaaccactggtctatggTATAAGCAGAAGCATGTTGTGTTAGTACTTCATAAACACAGTGCATTGAAAAGGTCACTCATCTAGAATACATTTtgcaatgtaatatatatatatatattgaacaaaaacactgtgggaaaaaaacaacaacaggaagACACACATAAGTGCTGCTATTCACACTTGAAACTTACAGCAAATTTGTGGCTGCCAAACCTTCCCTCAAAAATCTGAAAATTGTAGATAAGCAAACTACTGCAGAAAGTGTCTTTCAGGTCCACTCAGCAGCCTCCAGAACTACAAGAGAGCCATGGAACACACACAGaataataatgtgtttagaaatatttcaaataatgctattagttaaaaaaatattcatagaCTACACACAATAATAATCCAATAAAGTGATTGGTTATATGTGAAATTTGTCCAGATGCTTGTGCTAGAGAATGACTGATAATGCTCTTTTATGACCAATCTGATGATTTTTATGCATATAATCACCaatatacagaagaaaaaaaaattgtattgtttgaTTTCAAGTTTTTGCCACAGTTGATAAAATCAATTATCATTATACTACAAGAAAACAtgcattatgaatattttattattatttctaattatagcaattaaagttatttaataataGGGCAAACATTCTAAATCAGTACACAGTGTTAAATGTATACATCTGATATTGTGCATTGAATTCTTCGGGTGAACTGCTGTAATATCTCACCTGCTTGCCCTGCCTGACAACCTGGAGGTTGTGTATGAGCAGATCCTGGTACTGAGGCAGAAACACAGTCAGCAGCACAGTGAGGACTGTAGGAAGCAGCAGTAAGCTCTTGGACAGGGGTGCTTTATCTATAAGACACAGCATGGAAGTTGTACGGTTAAATGTGTCGCCAAGGAAATTACAACTTCCACCGCTGGTCATGTCAGAGGATAAAAGTTAATATTACAAATTGGGGACCAATAGTCTGTGATTATATGAGTACACCAAGTTCAGTCAGAT
Proteins encoded:
- the LOC109080713 gene encoding G-protein coupled receptor 183-B-like; translated protein: MMSSENNCTNLYDHRAVARVLIPLAYSIICPVGLLANALALHVIFSNITKINSITLYSANLAVSDILFCLSLPLRAVYYGLGFHWPLGEGLCKAITLLFYLNCYAGVNFMTCLAVDRFVALVFPQNLVKLRKVKNVRLVCLAIWLLVFAQTLPLLTINLTKTEHDNSITCMEYPNFEGLFKGLPYMLIVGVVLGFGVPVVTIIACYSILTRKLRLAAKSNRLTERSGRTKKARGVIAGVVFVFVVCFSPYHIDLLQYMIRKLFYAPDCKELQSFQISLHITVCLMNLNSCLDPFVYFFACKGYKQKLMRMMKWQVGTHFSSAGRISPESSGIGEEHGTRRNTRITMNTIREAL